NNNNNNNNNNNNNNNNNNNNNNNNNNNNNNNNNNNNNNNNNNNNNNNNNNNNNNNNNNNNNNNNNNNNNNNNNNNNNNNNNNNNNNNNNNNNNNNNNNNNNNNNNNNNNNNNNNNNNNNNNNNNNNNNNNNNNNNNNNNNNNNNNNNNNNNNNNNNNNNNNNNNNNNNNNNNNNNNNNNNNNNNNNNNNNNNNNNNNNNNNNNNNNNNNNNNNNNNNNNNNNNNNNNNNNNNNNNNNNNNNNNNNNNNNNNNNNNNNNNNNNNNNNNNNNNNNNNNNNNNNNNNNNNNNNNNNNNNNNNNNNNNNNNNNNNNNNNNNNNNNNNNNNNNNNNNNNNNNNNNNNNNNNNNNNNNNNNNNNNNNNNNNNNNNNNNNNNNNNNNNNNNNNNNNNNNNNNNNNNNNNNNNNNNNNNNNNNNNNNNNNNNNNNNNNNNNNNNNNNNNNNNNNNNNNNNNNNNNNNNNNNNNNNNNNNNNNNNNNNNNNNNNNNNNNNNNNNNNNNNNNNNNNNNNNNNNNNNNNNNNNNNNNNNNNNNNNNNNNNNNNNNataaatatatatatctatatatatatatatatatatatatatacaaatgaaTTTGTTCAGTTCGTATTAATAATGGCTGACTGTAATGCTTTTTGCAGTACGCTTGTGTACTTGTTCATTGCctaaataaaaaaaaaaaaaaaaaaattatatatatataatatatatatatatttattcatttgCACATTAATGTTACATATTTTTCGTTTGAATAGTTATATTATACACAACatgtacatattattaagcACCACgaaaaaatcaaaaaatcaagtaatatatatatatatatatatatatatatatatatatatatacatgtttgtatattatgtttttcCTACTTGTATTATATCATCGTCAGATTGTTCCCTTGCCTTAACCGTTAAATTGAGCGCATCCTTTATCTCTTCTACTTCTTGTAAAAAgacatttttaaaattgaCGTCgtcatcattatcataatttaaCAATCTGTCACTTTCATTTTTAAGATATGATAGATCATGTTGTTTAAAAGCAATTTCGCTTTGTATTTTTCCAGTTAAGTATGCACtaatattttcaattttcccatataagatattatctcttttttttttattattaagatatttatttataactAATTGAAAATCAGCTATTTCTCTTTTTAAACTTATCATATCTGTTTGTATTTTAGTAGGTATATCAACTTTTATTTGAGATATTACTTTTTCTAATTCTTCAcatttatgtattattttgtCTAAATCACTTGATATGCTTTCTATCTTCGTAGTTATTTTATTGAGTACattatttatcatattatttgCCATTTGTTCAATTAATAgttgaatatttttattagcATCCaatctttttttaacttctgaatttatatttctttcaattcttaaaatatcatatttcatttcttcataaaaattatcattacTGCAAGagttttttttcttatttctACTTTCATCGAAAAAATCTGAATCGTTAAATAAGTtcatatcatttattttatttctatcACCATCATTTTGATCATCAAAGTGAATATCAGACACTGTGGAGCTATCGCTGTTGATGGTCATATTAAgcaaataaataaaaaaaaaaaattaaggAGATTTAAATGTTCAATATTTAAACTCGTGCATATAAAATTTGGaaactttttatatttttaaaaatatatatatatatatatatatatatatatttataatatatatgtatatattttagtAATAATGTGCTACAGCATATGTGTACATATACCAAActgtataatattatatattgtatgattcttttttttttttttttttttttttttttttttttttttttaacctcttttctttgtttttttttttttaatgctattt
This is a stretch of genomic DNA from Plasmodium reichenowi strain SY57 chromosome 14, whole genome shotgun sequence. It encodes these proteins:
- a CDS encoding SF-assemblin, putative, giving the protein MTINSDSSTVSDIHFDDQNDGDRNKINDMNLFNDSDFFDESRNKKKNSCSNDNFYEEMKYDILRIERNINSEVKKRLDANKNIQLLIEQMANNMINNVLNKITTKIESISSDLDKIIHKCEELEKVISQIKVDIPTKIQTDMISLKREIADFQLVINKYLNNKKKRDNILYGKIENISAYLTGKIQSEIAFKQHDLSYLKNESDRLLNYDNDDDVNFKNVFLQEVEEIKDALNLTVKAREQSDDDIIQAMNKYTSVLQKALQSAIINTN